The Chryseobacterium nakagawai genome has a segment encoding these proteins:
- a CDS encoding Fur family transcriptional regulator has translation MKKDIENKLIDKNTKPTSMRILVYDFLSSQDTALSLSEIENHFENADRITIYRTLKTFEDKGIVHSIQENTTTKYKLCDDDCDEKTHKDWHLHFYCKICKQTTCKEDISFPENIQTNFRIDEIRLFAKGICENCLESLQ, from the coding sequence ATGAAAAAAGATATAGAAAACAAACTCATTGATAAAAATACCAAGCCTACGAGTATGAGGATTTTGGTATATGATTTTTTAAGCTCACAAGACACTGCATTGTCTTTGTCTGAAATAGAAAATCACTTTGAGAATGCAGACCGAATTACCATTTACAGAACATTAAAGACTTTTGAAGATAAAGGAATTGTTCACAGTATCCAGGAAAATACCACTACAAAATATAAATTGTGTGATGACGATTGTGATGAAAAAACACATAAAGACTGGCACCTTCATTTCTACTGCAAAATATGTAAGCAGACCACTTGTAAAGAAGATATTTCTTTTCCGGAGAATATACAGACCAATTTCAGAATTGATGAAATAAGACTGTTTGCCAAAGGAATCTGTGAAAATTGTCTTGAAAGTTTGCAATAG
- a CDS encoding cation diffusion facilitator family transporter: MEEIKAQIQTQSAASKHKKNLLIVLALSGTYLIAEVIGGIVTNSLALLADAAHMLTDVVGLLLAFIAIKIGERKANPSKTYGYYRTEILAAVINAVVLLGISIYVLIEAYRRFQNPPEVQSSSMLIVAGIGLVVNIVGLMILRKDSEASLNMKGAYFEVLSDMLTSVGVMIAGVIMLTTGWYYADPLISAAIGLLIFPRTWKLLMEAVHVLLEGTPKDVDIQELRKSLEETPGVKDIHDLHVWSLTSSVNAMSAHVVKDSAYPQNSLLKTLTDNTTQNFKISHTTFQIEEEGYEENEAHL, encoded by the coding sequence ATGGAAGAGATAAAAGCACAAATACAAACACAGTCTGCAGCCAGCAAACATAAAAAAAATCTGCTGATTGTACTCGCCTTAAGTGGTACCTATCTTATTGCAGAGGTTATAGGAGGAATTGTCACCAATAGTCTTGCATTGTTGGCAGATGCAGCTCATATGCTGACAGATGTTGTGGGATTACTTTTGGCTTTTATTGCCATAAAAATTGGAGAAAGAAAAGCTAACCCTTCTAAAACATATGGGTATTATCGTACTGAAATATTAGCAGCGGTAATTAATGCTGTTGTTTTGTTAGGAATATCAATATATGTTTTAATTGAAGCGTACCGTCGATTTCAGAATCCACCGGAAGTACAAAGTTCCTCAATGCTGATTGTAGCCGGAATCGGATTAGTGGTAAATATTGTCGGATTGATGATCTTAAGAAAAGATTCGGAAGCAAGCCTGAATATGAAAGGAGCCTATTTTGAAGTGCTTTCAGATATGCTTACTTCCGTAGGAGTGATGATTGCCGGAGTTATTATGCTTACCACCGGTTGGTATTATGCCGATCCGTTGATTTCTGCTGCCATTGGGTTATTAATTTTCCCAAGAACATGGAAATTACTAATGGAAGCCGTTCATGTTTTGTTGGAAGGAACGCCAAAAGATGTAGACATCCAGGAATTACGTAAATCGCTGGAAGAAACTCCAGGGGTAAAAGATATTCATGATCTGCATGTATGGTCGCTTACCTCAAGTGTAAATGCAATGAGCGCTCATGTTGTGAAAGATAGTGCCTATCCTCAGAATTCGCTTTTAAAGACATTAACGGATAATACCACTCAAAATTTTAAAATAAGCCATACAACTTTTCAGATCGAGGAGGAGGGATATGAAGAAAATGAAGCACATCTGTAA